One segment of Comamonas thiooxydans DNA contains the following:
- a CDS encoding hydroxymethylglutaryl-CoA lyase, which translates to MMAADLNTKVWTGAGRRIFMNEVGTRDGLQMEQAFVPTEDKIALVNALSEAGLSKIEVTAFVSPKAIPALRDGEIVMREITRRSGTVYTALVPNVRGAERAIDAHTDELNLVMSVSETHNLCNLRMQRSQSFEALRQVIATAQQAATPVNVSLSCCFGCPMEGDVAEAEVLAWVQRFADLGVQGITLCDTTGMAYPGQVHSMGLAFKSRWPQLGLTLHFHNTRGMALANVLASIDAGADRFDASIGGLGGCPYAPGASGNACTEEIVHALQLMGYDTGTDLARIVAAARSLPALIGHETPSQIVKAGARWDLHQPPADFAEIKERAQARA; encoded by the coding sequence ATGATGGCTGCCGACCTGAATACGAAGGTGTGGACCGGTGCGGGTCGCCGCATTTTCATGAACGAAGTCGGCACGCGCGACGGTCTGCAGATGGAGCAGGCCTTTGTGCCTACCGAGGACAAGATCGCGCTGGTCAATGCGCTGTCCGAGGCGGGCCTGTCCAAGATCGAAGTCACGGCCTTTGTCTCGCCCAAGGCCATTCCGGCGCTGCGAGATGGCGAGATCGTGATGCGCGAGATCACGCGTCGGTCGGGCACGGTCTATACGGCGCTGGTGCCCAATGTGCGCGGCGCGGAGCGTGCGATCGATGCGCATACCGACGAGCTCAATCTGGTGATGTCGGTCAGCGAGACGCACAACCTCTGCAATCTGCGCATGCAGCGCAGCCAGTCTTTCGAGGCACTCAGGCAGGTGATCGCCACGGCGCAGCAGGCGGCAACGCCCGTCAACGTGTCGCTCTCCTGCTGCTTTGGCTGCCCCATGGAGGGCGATGTGGCCGAGGCCGAAGTGCTGGCCTGGGTGCAGCGCTTTGCCGATCTGGGCGTGCAGGGCATCACGCTGTGCGACACCACGGGCATGGCCTATCCGGGCCAGGTGCATTCCATGGGCCTGGCCTTCAAGTCGCGCTGGCCGCAGCTGGGCCTGACCCTGCATTTCCACAATACGCGCGGCATGGCGCTGGCCAATGTGCTGGCCTCCATCGACGCGGGAGCGGATCGCTTCGACGCCTCGATTGGCGGTCTGGGCGGCTGTCCCTATGCGCCGGGCGCCTCGGGCAATGCCTGCACCGAAGAGATCGTGCATGCGCTGCAGCTCATGGGCTATGACACAGGCACGGACCTGGCCCGCATCGTGGCGGCCGCTCGCAGCCTGCCGGCACTGATCGGTCACGAGACGCCCAGCCAGATCGTCAAGGCCGGTGCGCGCTGGGACCTGCACCAGCCGCCAGCGGATTTTGCCGAGATCAAGGAACGCGCCCAGGCCAGGGCCTGA
- a CDS encoding tripartite tricarboxylate transporter substrate binding protein yields the protein MTIQRQRLHFLLAAAAAATGLASAPAMAQGSYPSKTVLMIVPAAAGGTTDLAGRMAAQALAPVMGQSVVVDNKGGGNGAIAANLVKRADADGYTLLMQYSGYHVISPHLTKAKSWEQSDFAPVANVLSAPQIIVVRSELPVKTLAELVSYTKANPGKLNYASSGNGSLQHVTGAMLEQQAGVKMVHVPYKGTGPALQDLLGGQVDLTFGTAPPFMPHVQSGKLRVLAVTGKQRLPSLPNVPTTAEAGYPGVNATSWFAVFAPKATPQPVIDKLAADIKKVVEDPAFKKKAEEQGATADYMNPQQLAAMVKTEYGNWAQVVKSSRIEAE from the coding sequence ATGACTATTCAACGTCAACGCCTTCATTTTCTGCTCGCGGCGGCCGCTGCTGCGACCGGCCTTGCCAGTGCCCCAGCCATGGCCCAGGGCAGCTATCCCAGCAAAACCGTGTTGATGATCGTGCCCGCCGCCGCAGGCGGCACCACCGATCTGGCCGGCCGCATGGCCGCGCAGGCGCTGGCGCCGGTGATGGGGCAATCGGTGGTGGTGGACAACAAGGGCGGCGGCAACGGCGCCATCGCCGCCAATCTGGTCAAGCGTGCCGATGCCGACGGCTACACGCTGCTGATGCAGTACTCGGGCTACCACGTCATCTCGCCCCACCTGACCAAGGCCAAGAGCTGGGAGCAAAGCGACTTTGCCCCTGTGGCCAATGTGCTGTCGGCGCCGCAGATCATCGTCGTGCGCTCCGAGCTGCCGGTGAAGACGCTGGCCGAGCTGGTGAGCTACACCAAGGCCAACCCCGGCAAGCTCAACTATGCCTCGTCGGGCAACGGCTCGCTGCAGCATGTGACGGGTGCCATGCTGGAGCAGCAGGCTGGTGTGAAGATGGTGCACGTGCCCTACAAGGGCACGGGCCCGGCGCTGCAGGACTTGCTGGGCGGTCAGGTGGACCTGACCTTCGGCACCGCACCTCCCTTCATGCCGCATGTGCAAAGCGGCAAGCTGCGCGTGCTGGCCGTGACGGGCAAGCAGCGCTTGCCCAGCCTGCCCAATGTGCCCACCACGGCGGAAGCCGGCTACCCGGGCGTGAACGCCACTTCCTGGTTTGCCGTGTTTGCGCCCAAGGCCACGCCGCAGCCCGTGATCGACAAGCTGGCTGCCGATATCAAGAAAGTAGTGGAGGACCCCGCCTTCAAGAAAAAGGCCGAAGAGCAGGGCGCCACGGCAGACTATATGAACCCGCAGCAACTGGCGGCCATGGTCAAGACCGAGTATGGCAACTGGGCGCAGGTGGTGAAGTCGTCCAGGATCGAAGCCGAGTAA
- the uvrC gene encoding excinuclease ABC subunit UvrC, protein MSSTHSAELLAQVAALPPLPGVYRYFDAAGVLLYVGKAINLKRRVSSYFQKEHGGTRIGHMVSKIARLETTVVRSEAEALLLENNLIKTLYPKYNILFRDDKSYPYLKITGVAHRDGKEGEPAFQEFPRIAYYRGAVDKKHRYFGPYPSAWAVKESIQLLQKVFRLRTCEDTVFANRSRPCLLYQIKRCTGPCVDLISPEAYALDVRNAEAMLRGETSELLQQLEARMMAHSDKLEFEQAAEVRNQLTALSRVLHQQAIETTDDKDVDILAVRVQGGRACVNLAMVRGGRHLGDRPYFPANLGDAASVYSSEEEVDAAAEARPVEELVLEAFIAQHYVGVAVPPTLIVSHPVEKRLVELLTEQTGVRITVVQQPREQRRIWLEMAQKNADIQLARLLAEEGSQQARTRALAEALDLPVENLDELTIECFDISHTSGESTKASCVVFHHHKMQSSDYRRFNIEGITGGDDYAAMRQVLTRRYKPVAEAQREAGGAELTGKQPHLPDLVLVDGGKGQVSMAREVFTELGLDLSRIVGVEKGEGRKVGLEELVFADGRDKVYLGHDSAALMLVAQIRDEAHRFAITGMRAARAKVRTGSSSLEDIAGVGPKKRARLLQRFGGVRGVADASVDDLMTVEGISATLAEEIYKALH, encoded by the coding sequence ATGTCTTCCACGCATTCCGCCGAACTACTGGCCCAGGTGGCCGCGCTGCCGCCATTGCCCGGCGTCTATCGCTATTTCGATGCTGCCGGTGTCCTGCTCTACGTGGGCAAGGCCATCAACCTCAAGCGTCGCGTTTCCAGCTACTTCCAGAAGGAGCATGGCGGCACGCGCATAGGCCATATGGTCAGCAAGATCGCGCGGCTGGAGACCACGGTGGTGCGCTCCGAAGCCGAGGCGCTGCTGCTGGAAAACAATCTCATCAAGACGCTGTACCCCAAGTACAACATCCTGTTCAGGGACGACAAAAGCTATCCCTATCTCAAGATAACCGGCGTAGCCCACCGTGACGGCAAGGAGGGCGAACCTGCGTTTCAGGAGTTTCCGCGCATTGCCTACTACCGCGGCGCCGTGGACAAGAAGCACCGCTACTTCGGCCCCTATCCCAGTGCCTGGGCGGTCAAGGAAAGCATTCAGCTGCTGCAGAAAGTCTTTAGGCTGCGCACCTGCGAGGACACGGTGTTTGCCAACCGCAGCCGCCCCTGTCTGCTCTATCAGATCAAGCGCTGCACCGGCCCCTGCGTGGATCTGATATCGCCCGAGGCCTATGCGCTGGATGTGCGCAATGCCGAGGCCATGCTGCGCGGCGAAACCAGCGAGCTGCTGCAGCAGCTCGAAGCGCGCATGATGGCGCACTCCGACAAGCTGGAGTTCGAGCAGGCGGCCGAGGTGCGCAACCAGCTCACTGCGCTGTCGCGCGTGCTGCATCAGCAGGCGATCGAAACCACCGACGACAAGGATGTGGACATACTGGCCGTGCGCGTGCAGGGCGGCCGCGCCTGCGTGAACCTGGCCATGGTGCGCGGCGGTCGCCACCTGGGCGACAGGCCGTACTTTCCGGCGAATCTGGGCGATGCCGCGTCGGTCTACTCCAGCGAGGAAGAGGTGGATGCCGCAGCCGAGGCGCGGCCCGTGGAGGAGCTGGTGCTGGAGGCCTTCATCGCCCAGCACTATGTCGGCGTGGCCGTGCCGCCCACGCTCATCGTCAGCCATCCCGTGGAGAAGCGGCTGGTGGAGTTGCTGACCGAGCAGACCGGCGTGCGCATCACCGTGGTTCAGCAACCGCGCGAGCAGCGCCGCATCTGGCTGGAGATGGCGCAGAAAAATGCCGACATCCAGCTGGCCCGGCTGCTGGCCGAAGAAGGTTCGCAACAGGCGCGCACGCGCGCCCTGGCCGAGGCGCTGGACCTGCCGGTCGAGAACCTCGACGAGCTGACCATCGAATGCTTTGACATCTCGCACACCAGCGGCGAAAGCACCAAGGCCTCCTGCGTGGTGTTCCATCACCACAAGATGCAGAGCAGCGACTACCGCCGTTTCAATATCGAAGGCATCACCGGCGGCGACGACTATGCGGCCATGCGCCAGGTGCTCACACGCCGCTACAAACCCGTGGCCGAGGCGCAGCGCGAGGCGGGTGGCGCCGAGCTGACCGGCAAGCAGCCGCATCTGCCCGATCTGGTGCTGGTCGACGGCGGCAAGGGCCAGGTCAGCATGGCGCGCGAGGTCTTCACGGAACTGGGCCTCGATCTGTCGCGCATCGTGGGCGTGGAAAAAGGCGAGGGCCGCAAGGTCGGCCTGGAAGAGCTGGTGTTTGCCGACGGACGCGACAAGGTCTATCTGGGCCATGACTCGGCGGCCCTGATGCTGGTGGCGCAGATCCGCGACGAGGCACACCGCTTTGCCATCACCGGCATGCGTGCGGCCCGCGCCAAGGTGCGCACGGGCAGCAGCAGTCTGGAAGATATTGCCGGCGTGGGGCCCAAGAAACGGGCGCGATTGCTGCAGCGTTTTGGCGGCGTGCGCGGCGTGGCCGATGCCAGCGTGGACGATCTGATGACCGTGGAGGGCATTTCCGCAACGCTGGCCGAAGAAATCTACAAGGCACTGCATTGA
- the pgsA gene encoding CDP-diacylglycerol--glycerol-3-phosphate 3-phosphatidyltransferase gives MFFTIPTVLTLTRIVAIPLIVGVFYAPLDQATRNLIATVMFIVFAATDWFDGYLARKLNQTSAFGAFLDPVADKFLVCASLLVLVHLQRADVFVALIIIGREIAISALREWMAQIGASKSVAVHMIGKAKTMAQMVAIPFLLYDGVAFGVIDTGVWGQWLIWIAAVLTVWSMVYYLQKALPEIRARL, from the coding sequence ATGTTCTTCACCATCCCTACTGTGCTGACCCTTACGCGGATCGTGGCGATTCCGCTCATCGTGGGGGTGTTTTACGCGCCGCTGGATCAGGCAACCCGCAATCTCATCGCTACCGTGATGTTCATCGTGTTTGCCGCCACCGACTGGTTCGATGGTTATCTTGCGCGCAAGCTCAACCAGACATCGGCATTCGGTGCTTTTCTGGATCCCGTTGCCGACAAATTTTTGGTCTGCGCCTCGCTGCTGGTACTGGTTCATCTGCAACGCGCCGATGTGTTCGTGGCGCTGATCATCATCGGACGTGAGATCGCCATCTCGGCACTGCGTGAATGGATGGCCCAGATCGGTGCCAGCAAGAGCGTGGCCGTGCACATGATCGGCAAGGCCAAGACCATGGCCCAGATGGTGGCCATTCCCTTCCTGCTCTATGACGGAGTGGCGTTCGGAGTGATCGATACCGGCGTCTGGGGACAGTGGCTGATCTGGATTGCAGCGGTGCTGACCGTCTGGTCCATGGTCTACTACCTGCAAAAGGCATTGCCCGAAATTCGTGCCAGGCTCTGA
- a CDS encoding HU family DNA-binding protein produces MNKTELIEHIANNADISKAAAARALDSTIDAVKKTLKKGGTVSLVGFGTFAVGKRAARTGRNPRTGDSIKIKAAKVPKFRPGKALKDALN; encoded by the coding sequence GTGAATAAAACCGAACTGATTGAGCACATCGCTAACAACGCCGATATTTCCAAGGCCGCAGCTGCGCGTGCACTGGACTCCACGATCGACGCAGTGAAGAAAACACTGAAAAAAGGTGGTACAGTATCGCTTGTTGGTTTTGGCACATTTGCTGTTGGCAAGCGTGCAGCTCGCACCGGTCGTAATCCCCGTACCGGTGATTCCATCAAGATCAAGGCGGCCAAGGTGCCTAAATTCCGTCCGGGCAAAGCATTGAAAGATGCTCTGAACTGA
- a CDS encoding GGDEF domain-containing protein — MFANNDLLVLTPPLAIFVLAVILVAAWFAQRSQRFLLWQSCAYSLTALPLAAQTLIPLEELTRYALLIGSFYLLSAWCLAKSWAERWRVSAQPLVALLIASVTLAALYYFSRISPNVWARVSSFSVGSGLVLLLPILQVYSRKNSFDWLDKSLLWLSIIFTAYTLTRPMIISLMGYPDPRSFPRSPYWLLTLVSILNFAILFTLVMTAIAAKETVGKLQKERDLDTLTQILNRRSFHEYALKLLTDMRLYPMAVLACDIDHFKRINDTWGHECGDKVLQLVSATLQNHVRERDLVARFGGEEFVILLTDITLRDAEEIAQRIRRDLRSNKDTLLSGTKLTMSFGISSITDPSQLDHALREADQLLYQAKNAGRDQVHVSGMSYPDISIESTDPSLDP; from the coding sequence ATGTTCGCGAATAACGACCTCTTGGTTCTGACGCCACCTCTGGCGATCTTTGTTCTGGCAGTCATATTGGTCGCTGCCTGGTTCGCCCAACGATCTCAGCGCTTTCTGCTTTGGCAATCTTGCGCCTATTCACTCACCGCACTGCCTCTGGCAGCTCAAACCTTGATCCCCCTGGAGGAGCTTACTCGCTACGCACTCTTGATTGGCAGTTTCTACCTGCTGAGCGCTTGGTGCCTTGCGAAAAGTTGGGCCGAGAGGTGGCGTGTATCGGCCCAGCCACTTGTAGCGCTACTGATTGCCAGTGTCACGTTAGCTGCACTGTATTACTTTAGCCGGATCAGCCCCAACGTCTGGGCTCGAGTGAGCTCCTTCAGTGTAGGTTCAGGCCTTGTTTTACTGCTACCTATCCTCCAGGTCTATTCAAGGAAGAACTCATTTGACTGGCTCGACAAGTCACTGCTCTGGCTGAGCATCATTTTCACAGCCTACACCCTTACTCGACCCATGATTATTTCGCTGATGGGATACCCAGATCCGCGGTCATTTCCAAGATCGCCGTATTGGCTCTTGACACTGGTGAGCATATTGAACTTCGCGATACTCTTTACCTTGGTCATGACCGCCATTGCCGCAAAGGAAACTGTTGGCAAACTGCAAAAAGAACGTGACCTTGATACTTTGACCCAGATATTGAATCGCAGATCCTTCCATGAATATGCCCTGAAGCTTTTAACCGACATGAGGCTCTATCCCATGGCGGTGCTGGCCTGTGATATAGACCACTTCAAACGAATCAACGATACCTGGGGCCACGAATGTGGCGATAAGGTGCTGCAGCTTGTCTCCGCGACTCTGCAAAACCATGTGCGAGAGCGCGACCTCGTCGCACGATTCGGCGGTGAAGAGTTTGTGATTCTGTTGACTGACATCACACTGCGAGATGCAGAAGAAATTGCTCAACGCATCCGACGAGACCTCCGGTCGAATAAAGACACTCTTCTCTCTGGCACAAAATTGACCATGAGCTTTGGGATTTCATCGATCACCGATCCATCCCAGCTGGACCATGCCTTGAGAGAAGCCGATCAGCTTCTTTATCAGGCAAAAAATGCTGGACGTGATCAAGTGCATGTATCGGGAATGAGTTATCCAGATATCTCTATCGAGAGCACTGATCCCAGCCTCGACCCGTAG